The following proteins are encoded in a genomic region of Labeo rohita strain BAU-BD-2019 chromosome 5, IGBB_LRoh.1.0, whole genome shotgun sequence:
- the timm22 gene encoding mitochondrial import inner membrane translocase subunit Tim22 → MAAPAKSTDASISVTTGQSATVSVAENVPLQYSLILDHLIGDKRQIKDLNPTVMGALPSPQKTKEQKMIESGMESCAFKSLIACVGGFVLGGAFGVFTAGIDSNVGIDPKDPLRTPTAREVLRDMGQRGMSYAKNFAIVGAMFSCTECLIESHRGKSDWKNAVYSGCITGGAIGFRAGLKAGVLGCGGFAAFSAAIEYYLR, encoded by the exons ATGGCGGCGCCCGCAAAGAGCACGGATGCTTCAATATCAGTTACTACGGGTCAATCGGCAACTGTATCAGTTGCGGAAAATGTTCCACTACAGTATAGTCTTATTCTGGATCACCTTATTGGTGACAAAAGGCAAATTAAAGACCTGAATCCGACTGTTATGGGTGCTTTACCGAGTCCTCAGAAAACCAAGGAGCAGAAGATGATCGAGAGTGGAATGGAGAGCTGCGCGTTTAAATCACTCATAGCATGTGTCGGAG GGTTTGTGTTGGGAGGTGCTTTCGGTGTCTTCACAGCCGGTATTGACTCCAACGTCGGGATTGATCCCAAAGACCCTCTAAGGACCCCCACAGCAAGAGAGGTGCTGAGAGACATGGGACAGAGAGGAATGTCATACGCTAAAAACTTTGCTATTGTGGGTGCTATGTTTTCATGCACAGAGTGTCTGATAGAATCA CATCGTGGGAAATCAGACTGGAAAAATGCAGTGTACAGTGGCTGTATTACAGGAGGCGCCATTGGATTCAGAG CCGGTCTTAAAGCTGGAGTTTTGGGTTGTGGAGGTTTTGCTGCTTTCTCTGCTGCCATTGAATACTACCTCAGATGA